From the Candidatus Nanopelagicus hibericus genome, the window CAAACTAAAACTTGGCCATCACAATCAACCCCAGCACCAATGCCAATTGTGGGAACTGAGATGGCGCTGGTTATCTGCTTTGCCAGTTGCGCAGGGACCGCCTCCAAGACGATGGCAAAAACCCCAGCCGCAACCAAAGCTTTGGCATCATTAATGATCACCTGAGCATCATCACCACGTCCTTGCACCTTAAAGCCACCCAGGGTGTGAACAGATTGTGGGGTTAGACCAAGGTGTCCCATCACTGGAATACCAGAAGCAACAAGTTTTTGAATCTGTGGCACTACTTTGACTCCACCCTCTAGTTTTACTGCGCCCACCTTTGCTTCTTTAAAAAATCTAATTGAGGTAATTAACGCCTGCTCTGGGGAGCTCTCATATGAGCCAAATGGCAGATCTGCCACCACCATCGCTTTGCTACTTGAATTAACCACCGCCCGAGCCATGGGAATCAACTCATCAACTGTTACTGGGATAGTGTTTTCAAAGCCGAGGAAATTATTACCAGCAGAGTCGCCCACCAATAAAACTGGAATATTTGCGGAGTCAAAAATTTCTGCGGTGATCTGTTCGTAGCAGGTCAGCATCGCAAATCTTTCACCCGCCCGCTTTTTGGCAGCTAAATCCGCAACTGAGATCCGCACACTTTGAGCATTGCTCATACTTACTCCTTTTAGATCAAGGCCTATAAATAAGGTCCCTGTCTTTGCTAGGTAGGGATGAGTTTAACTTAACTGCCAAGATCACACCACCTGAGGTACTCTTGAAAAGTGAGCCAGACCGGACAGATCAGAATCGCACTTGCCCAGATCAACCCAACTGTTGGTGATCTAAGTAAGAACGCTGATCTAATATCTAAGTACGCCTTTGATGCCGCCAACGCAGGCGCCGTGGTTGTGGTCTATCCGGAGATGGTTTTAACCGGTTATCCAGTAGAGGATTTAGCAAACCGACCATCATTTAGAGCAGCCTCAATTGCGGCGATCACAAAGCTTGCAGCCCGGATTAATAATGAGGGCAATGGTGATTTAACTTTGCTAGTTGGCTATCTGGGAGAAAGTGATGCTGCCCGGCCACAAAACTGTGTTGCAGTTATTTATCGGGGCGAAATAGTTGCCACCTATATCAAGCACCATCTGCCAAATTATGGCGTTTTTGATGAGTATCGAAACTTCACCCCCGGCAATCACTCATTGGTAATTCGAGTTTGTGGGGTGGATATTGGGATTGCTATTTGTGAGGATATTTGGCAAAGCGGTGGCCCAGTTGCGGAGTTAACTAAACGCAATATCGGCTTATTACTGGTGCCAAATGGCTCACCCTATGAGATCAATAAAGATGATGCCAGATTAGCTTTGGTGCAAAAGCGGGCGATTGAGGTTGGCGCCCCACTTGCCTATGTCAATATGACAGGTGGTCAAGATGATTTAGTTTTTGATGGCGACACAATTGTGGTTGGCCCAACTGGTGAGGTAATTGCCAGAGCCCCACAATTTGAGGATGGATTAGCTGTAATTGATCTTGATGTCAGATTAGCCTCATCTGATCCTGATTTAATTATCTCTAATCCGCCAATATTAAAGTATAAAAAGCTGCAATCTGGTGTGGCCAGAAGGTTGGGAGATCTAGAGGAGATCTGGCAAGGCTTAGTAATTGGTCTTCGTGATTATGTGGAGAAAAATAATTTTAAATCTGTAATTCTCGGCTTATCTGGCGGAATTGATTCTGCATTAACTGCAGCCTTAGCAGCTGATGCCCTTGGTAGTAATCGAGTTTTTGGCGTAGCAATGCCAAGCAAGTACTCATCGCAGCACTCACTAGCTGATGCAAAGGAGCTTGCGATAAATACCGGTTTAAATTATCGAATCATTGAAATAACTCCGATGGTGGCAAACTTAATTGAAAATCTACATCTGGCAGGAGTTGCAGAGGAGAATCTGCAAGCACGGGTGCGGGGTATTACCTTGATGGGATTATCCAATCAAGAGGGGCATCTGGTTCTGGCCACCGGCAATAAATCTGAGTTAGCAGTTGGCTACTCCACCTTGTATGGCGATGCAGTTGGCGGATTTGCGCCAATAAAAGATTTATATAAAACCCAGGTTTGGCAGTTGGCAAAGTGGCGCAATGAGTTGGCAATCTTGCAAGGGCAAACTCCACCTATTCCAGTTAACTCAATTGAAAAAGAGCCAAGTGCGGAGCTGGCACCTGATCAAAAGGATTCTGATTCTCTGCCCCCTTACGGAACACTTGATCAGATCTTGGCTATATATATAGATCAAGATGGTGGCCGGCCAGCTGCGATCGCTGCCGGTTTTGATCCTGCTCTGGTGGACAAGGTAGTTAGGTTGGTAGATCGGGCTGAGTACAAACGGCGGCAGTATCCACCAGGCACAAAGATCTCAAGTAGGGCATTTGGTAAGGATCGCAGATTGCCTATTACCTCACATTGGAATGAATCTTAAGAATTTTTACGCATAGATTAGAACACGCAAAGCATTTGCAATTAGGTAATAAATAAGTAATTTCCTACAATTTCACAATGGGAAAATCAGCAAGGAATCTGACTCAAACTAAGCATTGGTTCTTCACCCGTCGCCGGGTGGTTGATTTTGGCCGCATCGCATCAACTAGTTGCTAATTTAAAAATATTTCAATTGGGCTTTGCCCAACTTTTTGCTTGCATAAAATCAATTTAATCCTAAAAACAAATAATATAAGGAGATAAAAGTGAA encodes:
- the panB gene encoding 3-methyl-2-oxobutanoate hydroxymethyltransferase, with product MSNAQSVRISVADLAAKKRAGERFAMLTCYEQITAEIFDSANIPVLLVGDSAGNNFLGFENTIPVTVDELIPMARAVVNSSSKAMVVADLPFGSYESSPEQALITSIRFFKEAKVGAVKLEGGVKVVPQIQKLVASGIPVMGHLGLTPQSVHTLGGFKVQGRGDDAQVIINDAKALVAAGVFAIVLEAVPAQLAKQITSAISVPTIGIGAGVDCDGQVLVWTDLMGLTAKIPKLAKAYRNMRKEMSDAVSEFAQDVAAGRFPTAEQSFN
- a CDS encoding NAD+ synthase encodes the protein MSQTGQIRIALAQINPTVGDLSKNADLISKYAFDAANAGAVVVVYPEMVLTGYPVEDLANRPSFRAASIAAITKLAARINNEGNGDLTLLVGYLGESDAARPQNCVAVIYRGEIVATYIKHHLPNYGVFDEYRNFTPGNHSLVIRVCGVDIGIAICEDIWQSGGPVAELTKRNIGLLLVPNGSPYEINKDDARLALVQKRAIEVGAPLAYVNMTGGQDDLVFDGDTIVVGPTGEVIARAPQFEDGLAVIDLDVRLASSDPDLIISNPPILKYKKLQSGVARRLGDLEEIWQGLVIGLRDYVEKNNFKSVILGLSGGIDSALTAALAADALGSNRVFGVAMPSKYSSQHSLADAKELAINTGLNYRIIEITPMVANLIENLHLAGVAEENLQARVRGITLMGLSNQEGHLVLATGNKSELAVGYSTLYGDAVGGFAPIKDLYKTQVWQLAKWRNELAILQGQTPPIPVNSIEKEPSAELAPDQKDSDSLPPYGTLDQILAIYIDQDGGRPAAIAAGFDPALVDKVVRLVDRAEYKRRQYPPGTKISSRAFGKDRRLPITSHWNES